The genomic region TGATTGTGAGTGTTTTATTAATGTAAAGGCCTGTGAAAATTTCGAACTTAAATAGGCTTCAGTAGCCTAAACATCCTATGTAAGGTTTTTTTTCGTTGCAATGTGCGTGTATCGTTTAATTACTAATTACTATGCTTCGTCATTTAACCTCCCGTTCCCGCCGCATCGCAGCGGGGGGCTCCCGCTCCACCCTAGTTGAATATAAGATGCAGTGCATCCTAATTTCAATTGTTAAACTTCATTTCTGACTTGAAAAGAGATAAGTACAATAACCATCATAAAATCAATTTTAATATCAATAAAAAGACAAACATCTCATATAAATAATGGTGAACTAAACAAACAATATATTAAAATTTAGTTACCCCGTTTAATAATCTTAAACATGATCATTATGGTAAGTACACCAACAACAATAACTAAGAAAAACACATATGAAATGTTACTTTAAACACAGGATCATTATGGGTGTGATATAGTTAGCACCAAGTAACTTGTGCATCAATCCCTCTCTTGAAATCAGGTTGCGCAGTGACGGATCAAACCTATGCCCATTTATGATCTTTGGTGTCCACTTGATTCTTGGTGACCGCAATCTCTTCCATCGGAATATACGCATAGCTTCCATTGATCGGTCCGGCTACAAACCCGGTGTACCCATCCATGACACCATGAATCGCCGAGAGTGCCAAGAGCGTGCAGTAAAGGTTATCAGTTGCATTTGTTGTAACCGCAGTCTTTACCGAGTGCACCAAGTATACTTAATGAATTAATTATATATCAAATAGAACACATGAGCTGGCAGTCTTTACCAATTTAAGGGTTATTAACCAGTCAACATTAACCAAGTTTAGGACCTTTAATATACAAACATCAGTTagttatattttaggtgtatttTTTACAAGTTGAGAGACTTTAACATACCAAAGTTAGGTTGAGGGACtttttcgtaaaaaaaaaaaaaaaaaaaaagtagataGATTTTTTAtgataataatcaaaatcaaaaaccatatatatatatatatattgagaatAGTATTCAAACTACCTGCCCTATTTTGACTCGCCCTAACATTTAACCATTTTGACTTGTTACCGAACTCGTTTATGCAAAAAAATACCCGAATTTTGGTTATATTTTATtactaaatatatttatatagttTGTTTAATTAAAGATCATACCAATGTTAGAAAATCATGGACTCGTGACTCCTTCATTGCGTCTGTAGCATGCTTCAACAAGGCCTGACCAgtacataacaaaaaaaaaacaaaaggaagTTCATTTGTTTTGTTGATTACCGACCGTTTTGATATCCTCCATGCTTATGGATCCGGTTTTGCTCGGTTCTAATAGCGAAAATTGCTCCTTTAGATAAAATAACTCATCAGTACCCAGTGTCTTTACTAAAGCCTGCAAATGAGAAGATAAAACTGAATGTGATATTATTGAAGTAACGATATTATCAACCAGACCTGTAAAAAACTGACATGTTTTAACCCGAACGTATTACTTATTTTGACCAATACAATGCAAAGATTATAACATCTGATACCTGTAAAGATTTGAGATTCTTCAATGGAATTGACATTGGTGAGTTGGGCGTTGGGTTTATTACAGTACTAAAGTTGATCAAGATCGAAAGACGTTGGGATCCCCTAAAAAAGATTCACGTTTTGGTGATTTGAAGATACAACCAGTTGTAGCTTGGTTTGGGTATGGTTTGGTTGGACCAGGGGTGGAGCCGTAAGGCTATGAAAAGACACACTCGTTGCACTGTTGAGTCTACCGAGCATGCCAGATGGCGCATACGTGGCATTTGGCAATCTTCCTGAACATGATGTCCTAAAATCTCCTAATCCGTCAAGAGGGCTCATTCTCATGTAACAAGATGCATCGTTGTTGCTTCCAAACGCATCCACCATGTTAACTTGTTGACTGATCCTCATTAGGTAAAGCCTACATGAAGAAATCAAAATTTGCATAATTGAATTATTTTCAACATGGGTATTTCATTAACTTCCAAAATACCATATAATCCCCAAAAAAAGAGACCTTTCTTTCCATATAATTGCCAAAAAAAGACGCCAAAAAAAAACGCCTAATTTTTTTCCATTTAATCGCCAAAAATGAACTTTTACTACTTTATTCAAAAAAGAACATGTTTTTTTAACTATTTAGTTGTAAACAAAAACGGACGCTTATACGTTTCGCCGTGATAAAAACCTATTCTTTTCCATTGATCACCAAGAATGGTATTTTTCTCCCTTTAACCATCCAAAAAAGGGTTTTTCGCCATCTAATTGCCATATATATGCATTTTTTAAGAGAATATGTAAGTACCTGCAAATGGCTTGCTACATTTTCCCTAGTAAGCCCATCCACATTCATCGAATCAAGAATCCTTTTAGGCATAGTTTCTGTGTAATTTAGAATAAAAAACGTGCGTTAGCAACTATTGTACATGTAACCGATGTTAATTTACTAAAAAAGACTCACTCTCAATGCCCAGTTGATTAATAGCAGCAACGAATTTTCTATGGAGATCAATAGACCAAACAACCCGTGGCTTCTTCTTTGTCGTTGGATCGTCACTTTCATTAccattttcttcatcttcttcttcatcttttcgtTTTCGGTTCAACTTCTCATTATGATCTCCACCTTTGTTCCCTTGATCTGATTCTTCATGGTTGTGTTTTGACTTTGACTGTGATTTTGACTCAACTTTTCGCCTGATCACATGCTGCCATATATTGCATAGCTCCTCAATGCAAACCGGTTTCATGAGATAATCACAAGCGCCATGACTGACCCCTTTCATCACAAGTTCCGGTCACCGTTTCCTGATAACACTGAAACAATTTCATGAAATCTTTGCATCAGTTTTGAAACAATTTAGCTAAACATGTTCATGAGCTCGAGCTAACACAAAGCCAAATCCACTTAAACTGAACCCAAGCCAGCGAATTTCGGGTTAGGCTGGCGTTAGAAGTACGGTTTTGTAGCAGAAGCGAGCCTGGCCGGGCCCACCTAAAGTAAGTTGTACACAAAGAGCCGGTCTAAGCTCTGATAGATCCCCTTTGACTCCTATTTTTAGGTCTTCGAGTGAGTACAATATATCGTTACCACTGGACCAGTTTGTTCTAATTTTGTTCTCGGTTTCAAGTGCTTCAACGCGTCACGGTCAGCAAAATCTAGGTAAGAAAACCTGAAAAAATTCGTTCCCAAGTGTTACTTAAGATCAGATTATCAAACAACAGATTCAGTATTAAACAAACCGTACCCTTTAAGACTGCCAGATTCAGTATAGGACTTACATAGACGCCAACTCTGAGGGCTTAAGTACTGCAGCACACCCAGCAGCCAGTGCAGATGCAACTTTCCAAATAGCCATTAGCAAAGGATAATTCCTatagaaaacaaataaaacagACCATAAGAAAAATATTTATTAGAAAATACAAATCATTATTAGAGTAGAGGTAGAGAGTACCATGGAGTAATCAGCCCAACAACACCAATTGGTTCCCTGATGATATGGAATTTAAAGGTATCCATTGGAAGATTAACAGGTGCGTTTCGTTTTACATCCAAAGCTTCAGCAAGAACAGCATTATATTCAAAACATCCAGCAACGTCATCCTGAGTAATAACATATACATTAGCTGGTTGTATGCTTAGTTAAGAAAATATAGCAAAATGATTATATGCAATGGACATACCATATCCCATGCTACTTCATGAAGTGGTTTTACACAATCAATGGCTTCAAGCTTAGCGAACTTATCCTTTTTCTCAGTAACCTATGCATAATTGAAAGCTTTAGCATATTAACGATAGAAAACAAACTGAACCCAAATTTAGAATATCATCCAGAAAATCCTTACCTTTGCAGCAATGGCGAGAAGATAGTTTGCACGATGAGCCCCAGAAGCTGATGCCCATTCTTTTCCTTCATCACGTTTAAGAGCTCTGCGTGCTGCTTTCACAGCAATATCAATATCCTCCGCGGTAGCTGCTGCTGATATATCCCCTGCAACCATATTTTTCAACACATGCAAGTAATGTTAGCAAATCAAGACATGAACAGACCAAACAGTTAAGAATCAAGAACATCAGGTAGTAGATTGCATAATGCACACATGAGATTAACAATAATAATGAAAAATACATAAAGGACTCAAGTAAACGTTCAACTTCAACCCCACCAAATCAAGCACACCTGTAACCCCAAGCAATGTTGGAATTCCATCTTTACCATCTCGAGTGGATCTCTATCGTGAAGAACATCGGACCGAGATCACTAATCGAAACCCTTGCCGTCGCCTCCGCTTTCTAGCTTTGTCGTACCAGCACAAACACGCCACCAGTTTCTAAACTATTGAAATCAGCAATACAATCCTCAAAATTACAAATTTTCAACATCAGTTTCTAGAACTAACGAAATCTGAAGCACATGACCaacaaaaataagaaaaaaaaaggttGCTAGAATTACCTTCGTTGTCAGAAAACGTACATGCAGCCGATAAATCAGAAGCGGGTTGTCGAAACCTACCTCAATCACCATCTACCGCCAGATGCTCGTCTCATTTGCCACCAATCTGCTGGAGAATCCCACTGCCGGAACCCTAATCGGCGGATTTTAACACCGCACACCACACCGTCACAGGTTGGGGTCATGGATTTGAAATCGAATGAAAGTAAAACCCTAGATCTGGTGAAATCCTCACAGATCTGTTCATGAGTCGCCGAGAGAGAGAAGGTTGATGAAGTTTTGTGAGAGTCAAAATAATGAAAGTAAAACCCTTGATCCGTGTGAGCTGAATATCAGCCGTCCATATCACAATCCGTGTGAAAAAGTGAAAGAAATGGACGGCTGAAGATGAATCAGTTTAAGGGTAAATTATGTTGTGTTTCTTGGTGCTTTAAGTGTTGTACATTATGCATTGAGGGTTTTTTAAGTACATTGCTCAATTACCATCCTATCCTTCATATATGCTTTTtatagtagtatatatatatatatatatacacacacacacacacacaggtagaggttcctgtaaaaaagaGGGTTTtttgtgagaagggtaagaaagaatctacaccattagatcaagtctacaccattagatctttgatctaatggttgagatcaataaggaccaaattgtaaaatgtgttttattattttggactgatttgaaatatgtaggggtaataaagtctttatatccattttgaaaaaggaaaccgtATAAAAAAACCCTACAAAATCGCGATTCACTCTGTATCATCTTTCTTCTCCACCGTAAAGATTTGTCTCTGTCAACCACCGTGAGAGTCCATCATACACACGGCAGTGGAGCGGCGGTTGCAGCAGCACCGGTCATCATCTCCGGCGATGTCACCGGCGCATCTGCAGTCAAGGTTAGGTCAACCGTCAGGTTACTCAACGATTAAGCGGACACAGAACGTCGCTGCGAAGGCTGCGGCGCAGCGGTTAGCGCAAGTTATGGCTTCTTAGACTaccagtgatgatgatgaggctgaggatgatgatgacccaaggttatatatatatatatatatacacaggtagaggttcctgtaaaaaagagggtttttgtgagaagggtaagaaagaatctacaccattagatcaAATCTAGGTTGAGATCAATaaggaccaaattgtaaaatgtgttttattattttggactgatttgaaatatgtaggggtaataaagtctttatatccattttgaaaaaggaaaccgtATAAAAAAACCCTACAAAATCGAGATTCACTCTGTATCATCTTTCTTCTCCACCGTAAAGATTTGTCTCTGTCAACCACCGTGAGAGTCCGTCATACACACGGCAGTGGAGCGGCGGTTGCAGCAGCACCGGTCATCATCTACGGCGATGTCACCGGCGCATCTGCAGTCAAGGTTAGGTCAATCATCAGGTTACTCAACGATTAAGCGGACACAGAACGTCGCTGCGAAGGCTGCGGCGCAGCGGTTAGCGCAAGTTATGGCTTCTTAGACTaccagtgatgatgatgaggctgaggatgatgatgacccagggttatatatatatatatatatatatatatatatatatatatatatatatatatatatatatatatatatatatatatatatatatatatatacacaggtagaggttcctgtaaaaaagaGGGTTTTTGTGAGAAGGGTGAAAAaaaatctacaccattagatcaAATCTAGGTTGAGATCAATaaggaccaaattgtaaaatgtgttttattattttggactgatttgaaatatgtaggggtaataaagtctttatatccattttgaaaaaggaaaccgtATAAAAAAACCCTACAAAATCGCGATTCACTCTGTATCATCTTTCTTCTCCACCGTAAAGATTTGTCTCTGTCAACCACCGTGAGAGTCCGTCATACACATGGCAGTGGAGCGGCGGTTGCAGCAGCACCGGTCATCATCTCCGGCGATGTCACCGGCGCATCTGCAGTCAAGGTTAGGTCAACCGTCAGGTTACTTAACGATTAAGCAGACACAGAACGTCGCTGCGAAGGCTGCGGCGCAGCGGTTAGCGCAAGTTATGGCTTCTTAGACTaccagtgatgatgatgaggctGAGGATGATGATAACCCagggttatatatatatatatatatatatatatatatatacacacacacacacacacaggtagaggttcctgtaaaaaagagggtttttgtgagaagggtaagaaagaatctacaccattagatcaAATCTAGGTTGAGATCAATaaggaccaaattgtaaaatgtgttttattattttggactgatttgaaatatgtaggggtaataaagtctttatatccattTTGAAGAAGGAAACCGTATAAAAAAACCCTACAAAATCGCGATTCACTTTGTATCATCTTTCTTCTCCACCATAAAGATTTGTCTCTGTCAACCACCGTGAGAGTCCGTTATACACACGGCAGTGGAGGGGCGGTTGCAGCAGCACCGGTCATCATCTCCGGCGATGTCACCGGCGCATCTGCAGTCAAGGTTAGGTCAACCGTCAGGTTACTCAACGATTAAGCGGACACAGAACGTCACTGCGAAGGCTGCGGCGCAGCGGTTAGCGCAAGTTATGACTTCTTAGACTaccagtgatgatgatgaggctGAGGATGATGATGACCCAGGGTTCTGGTTTGCtaatatggtgttatatactatTCATAGTGTTTGTATAGTGATTTGTAGTGTTATATCTTGTTTTGTAGTGTTATGTACTTATTACAGTATGAATGGTGTTTTGCAGTGTCTttaatagtgttatatacttattgaatggtgttatataattattgaatggtgttatatatgtgctgaatggtggttgcagtgttattTGTAGTGTTTTTATTGAGATCTTTAAAATTGTGTCACATACTTattaaatggtgttatatacttattgaatggtgttatatatgtgatGAAGGGTGgttgcagtgttattcgtagtgtttttatagagatctttaaaatggtgttatatacttattgaatggtgttatatacttattgaatggtgttatataattattgaatggtgttatatatgtgctgaatggtggttgcagtgttattcgtagtgtttttttgtagagatcttttaaaaaaatcatgttcctataaataaggtggcggttatggaaggttttgaattaattgaatcaatggtaaaattacttgtttacccttttgaattaatttaagttgaggacacatgtcatctccacaatatttctcacacttctcacgcttttaaccttttttacaataactttaccatatatatatatatatatatggtcgggatttagagaaaacggtgaaaagtgtgagaacggtgagaacgcttatggatcgtccgatctgttaggaaactttatttgtaagtattgaagaaaatctcaatcaactggatctctgaagaagataacactcctgaagaacacagcaagatgaagaaaattagttgggacaactgaaaagcaaagtatctactacatagaatcacaagttgatcaagagttgatttggattatcagagaaggtcgtttctgatagatctgatgatatttctgatgaaacatcatcagtttctgacaaattctgatcatcagactttctgatgatttgttcaccagaatttctgatgaagtggtttatcggaaattctgatgaaagacccacttgtctaaaaatcacaactctatcctgccacccatgaccgaagcatgacattattggttttcatgattacaaatgcaacttgaacgatggattcaatggatatgtcaaattgctactttacgcaggacttattgcatgaataaacaattgtttattcatgtccacagccgtctacaaatagaaggctcgagaggcagaagatacttgagtttgaagcttagcattcatatacaaacacccaaactccactgctcttctcacccacagaaatcaagattcatttgtattagataataatcttacaatcaccttgttaaactaatttgtttcaaagtgatataaacttgataattctgtaggtcttgtttcttgaaagtctgatttctatttccgcacatctttttcacatatactgaaatcacttgccatattacgtaaaaagaagttgttaaggccatactgggtccaacaattagtatcagagcagattgaataaattattttcaaacgatcaatcgctcttcttcttttttctaaatatggccagctttcaaacctggaataatgctttcaatattggttctatgtccaaacctccgactctggtcagggaGGAATACCCCTAATGGAAAATCAGgttggtcaatttccttaatggtcatgaccgagctctgtttagatccattgaaaggggtccacatatatcAATGACTGAAATACCTGCAATTCTAGCAACTGACCAACTACCTGCTATCCCTTCCTCccgagctcccaaaagtgaaatactttggagcgaggaagacaaggaactggtagcaggggatgaaagagcaaaatcactcttaataatggccatccccaatgacatattttcacaagttgatgcttgtgcatcagctaaggaaatatgggatcagttggaaaatctttgtgaaggaggagaaaggatgaaaagaaacaagagaacaaacaacgtctcatcctatgaaaggtttaaaagtttacctaatgaaaagttaaataacacatatcaaaggttcacaaaacttttaaacgagctaaagaaatttggaataactaaatcaaatgatgaaagaaacataaaatatCTTGATGttttgcctagagaatggagaagtctcacaatgactttgtcatcaaccttagaactaggaaacatgagtcttcatgacttatatagcatcttgatccccagagaggaagaaatatttgaagaaaccattcaaagagggggatctttagctcttatctctaactcacaaagacaaacaacttccaatgatcaacaaccatcaaacagccaggtctttgaaacttctgattcatcatcagatttttcagcctttgctgatgcaatagcactgctcaccaaaacatttgagcggaggttgaggggaggaggccagagctaccagaggagtgatagaaggaggatggatgatagatctaaagaagaagttagatctaaggataaaggaaaggctgaggtggtgtgttacaagtgcaagcaaaaaggtcattatgcatctgagtgtaagaccaagaagctgaaagatgttgcttactatgaaaagaagcttgaggaagctaagaagcaacaacagcaagtcagcttaattgctggaacagatacatggctatttgatgattcttctgatgatgaagaagaagaaatggccaacttctgtctcatggcactttctgatgacataccagagacttcGGGACAACATGTAAGTTTAAataatcttgatcttgaacacaagctaaatgagctcatgtcagattttttaaacttgcaagttaaacatcaatcagatggtaaaaaatctgatgagttgcagaggaccttgaataaaatcattcttgaaaaccaattacttatagaacaaagtttagatcaaagagcaaaaattgagttctatgaaaatgaaagaagagatctttacaagaaaatcaatgataaagaaattaacgtaagaggttttcaagaggcaaaagaattcataaatttcatagagtccattccaaagaacaaaggagaagggttgggttatgtaagaacaaataataacaaactcactgtctttgtaaaagcaactcaatAGACTTCTGATAAATtcttatcagaatctgattctgaaacttgcaaatcaacatgttctgaatactcctttgataagccaaattttgaaccaaaaagaagtgaatacaatcaagagtttgtaaaaactccagaagaagttcactcatcttttcaaaactatctcttcattccatcacaagaaggaaaatcagaaatttctgatgattcctgtatgtgtgttgaaatactgaagcttgttcaacaccatctccaaaagaaaaagaaaaattctgttaatggctcagcatttaatagaaattctgatgaaaggtcatctagaagaaataatagaaccagaatatcatcagaaagtgtacccaagcatgcctgggtacctaaaaccctctaatcatttcatttcaagaccatcatgtgcagcagatctggtactgcaactcgggaagctccaagcacatgactggagataggagcttactcagcaactttgtctcaaagctgggtaaaatggtgaattttggaaatgaaataaatgaaagGAACATCTGACCATTGAAGAAAGTAGCCTATATAGGCTTAAGGTATATTCTGCTAAATCATGGTCAACATTGTGATAAAGTTCTCCTTGATTTGTAACTTGTTTAAATAAAAAGAATCATAAGAAGAAAAAGTGCATTTCTGATAAAACACCAGAAGATCTGATAAATTATAAGAAAATCTGATACATCATCAGAAAAATCTAACAAattatcagaatttctggtaaCAAATCAGAAAACTTCTTAAAACAAAATTGTTGAATGATTATTTGAACAAGTTCATATATTTCATCACCTTTATCCATAACTCAAAACTGACAAATTCATAATTTAAAATTGTGTATTCTTTTaatttttagtttattttattttctttggaAAACGTCTTATGACAGAAGATTTTCTGGAGATTGTCAATAGGTGTAGAGATttttttttctcttcttcattaaATACACTGAAATGACAACAGTAGGCAATCATGATAGAAAATTGAAAAATAGCCGCCTAAATCATTTAATGAAGAGGGTTCAATCTGGGTTATTCTTAATGTCACCtgagaaaacaataaaataaccaAGATTGTGGTAGACAAGATACAGTGGGTAGATAACATTTATGGCAATTATTAAATTTACTATATATGTCTACCACATTAAGCAAAGACAATCACCTTCatctagaaattcagaaaatcTCTTCATCTCTTTCTTCACAGATACAGATCTTCACTTAAAAAAAATGCTTACATTACGAGCTGATCGTTTCCCACTTCTTTTacatccataccacaacctcaaacTCAGAACCAGTTTTGAGGGTCCTCTCTGGGATGGATGTCAAACTGTGGTAAACATGCTTATGGCAAGTAACCTAGGAAATGCTCTCACTGCCAACATAACAATATTCCCTGAAATCCTTCAAACATTCTAGCAAAATGCAACATTGTCAGAAAGTCAAGATAGAGGGTGgatatgtgacaacccgaacttcctaGGTTAGTCTCGTTTCGTTTTGGGATCGTAACTTCTCATTATTTCTCTCAAACGCTTTATCCTCTGTTAACTTTGCTAAACGTTTCATCTTATGATAAACTTATTAAACGTAAATGTAATTGGATATGATTAGGTGTGTGGTTGGATTTTTTTATATGTGTCAAGCAATTGGGCATTGGACCGCAATCACCTTAAGCTATCTCGGCCCACACTGTCAGGCCCGAATCACTTGAGCGAATCACTTGAGCCCATCTCTTTGTGGGTTTAGCATATTTTTTAGAACTTGAAGTACTTATTGGTCTTGGAGACGGGTATAGTCCAATACTTGTGAATACTTCATCTCGGCCCAACATATATCGAAGCCTAAACTGCCGTTCTACCTAGTGTGGCGGCAGCCCACTTTCATGGGCTTAAGCCCACTCCGAATTGGATCTAAATCGCCCCACAACTTCTATTAATTAGGGAACGTA from Helianthus annuus cultivar XRQ/B chromosome 10, HanXRQr2.0-SUNRISE, whole genome shotgun sequence harbors:
- the LOC110885828 gene encoding betaine aldehyde dehydrogenase, chloroplastic-like, which encodes MVAGDISAAATAEDIDIAVKAARRALKRDEGKEWASASGAHRANYLLAIAAKVTEKKDKFAKLEAIDCVKPLHEVAWDMDDVAGCFEYNAVLAEALDVKRNAPVNLPMDTFKFHIIREPIGVVGLITPWNYPLLMAIWKVASALAAGCAAVLKPSELASMFSYLDFADRDALKHLKPRTKLEQTGPVVTIYCTHSKT